The following is a genomic window from Phaseolus vulgaris cultivar G19833 chromosome 6, P. vulgaris v2.0, whole genome shotgun sequence.
AAGTTGAGCTCTTGCGAGGTATTTATAGGGGTTTTAACAGAGATTTTTTTGGATAGGAAGGTTCAGTGAGCAAGCATAGTAGAGTTTTCAAAATGGAATTAATGCGTGGATGACTAAGGAACTAGATTGCTTGCTCACGAGGTTGCGGTACATCATTATTATGATTACATTATGGAAACACTGTTTAACAGCATTTTCAttaacaaaatgagaagttttgAACACGGAAAAATGGATGAGATCGAAGAGTAATACCAGCAGATCATATTATACTCAGATACCGCGTTAGAGATCTACATATAAACACATTTCAATTTATGTTATATAACtggtaaatttttaattaattttataaaattgaggaGAAATTAGGATCGTGTTactatcaattttataaaattgatataaatttGAAGAATTGGGATCATGATACTATGTCAGGTGTGAATTGATGCTGATCCTCTGGTTTTATAAGCGTTTTTTAGCTGCTGTAAACGCTGCTgctaaaaaaagaagaaaaaacttgTTGGTGATGCAGTTCAAGATCGACAAACCCAGTTCAACAGAACGAACTACAAAGGAATCAAGGTGTTAGGAATCAGAAGTTCTACTTATCATCtcactaattatttatttcgAACCACTTAAGTGTGATAAGTTTTAATTAAAGATTTCTTAATATATGAGTGAgtaatttataaaagaattttataAGGTTAAGTTAAATTTCAGTTCTTAATATATTACGCTTTAATTTATATGCTGCTATGCCGTGAGCATCTTTTATGATTTGgaaattgagattttttttataaagaatggACTAATCgaagaaaaatgataaaattatgtGGTGATGGAAAAATATGACTTCGTCTTTAAATATAGTATTTgtagaatataattttaattttttatttttaatacaataaaaGTCGTATTTGACATAcagataattttgttttatttttttattaaattatgtgtgataaatattatttttatttttttaagtctaatttatcaaacataatttatattttatttttgaaagttatattttataaatataattttttttatatcacaatcgtatttgaaaaatataactttagaaaaataaaacataattttttttatcagcaatataaatataagtaatgTTTAcgatttcaataaaaaaaaattatatgaaatgtGCTTGCAATGTTTTTTCTGGGAGGCTTGATGTAGTTAGTTTTTCTATAGAAGTTATTAGGAAAAGTTTACTttcacacacacaaaaaataagtaaataaaatctACTTCACAACCTATTATAATAAGTTATTATACTAGAATAGGACAGTATCTCTTGTATAGGGGATTGAATGTGCAAAGGACTTAACACTGTGATGGTCCTGTTCTCGTGTTTCGCTCCTGTTATTTCACACTTCTTCTTCCTTTAATAATGTTTGCAACGGttgataaaaattattattcattatttcaaaaatatgcataattctaaaacaaaattacaattggtttttataatttgaaataaaatgtaataattcatttttaactTTCCTAAATTCACATAAAAGCTTTAGTATCAGTCTCCTCCAATAGAGATGTGTAAAAGAAGTATATCACGTGAGTGATGAAAATGATTTTCATCTGTaactatatattaaaattgatcgctaaaattatttgtaattaaaataatctttatcATCGTTGTTGAATTATATAACCATGTTTTTCTTACTTTAgtcattaaatatatttaattatattgttCTCTTATGAAatagactttaagtctaacttaaccTCATAAAATCGATTCATACAATAAAATGTCTTAAATTCTAATCGACGTGTGATCTCCAACATCTGTTTTAATATAAATACATGTATatactaaaatttatttatttttagtataagtatatatttcaaaaaaattatttataatattttttgttttgaaaaaattcACTAATATATGAATGTTGGCGAatacttataaaatttattaatatccCAGTTAACATATATTTGTGTTTAGTTCTAAATTTGACCATTCATCTATAAGCTTTTCTGGgtatatcaaatataaaaactaaataaggGCTGAGATTCAATTTTGAGAAATTTAAACTCGAGATGATCTTTTCCATCCAATGTCAGCCTTAGATAAccattttttcatatataacaCGCTAAAAATACAAATTCTATTACAATATTAACACTAAAATAAACATGatcatattttaaaagttaaactcttcttttttaatataagtattaaataaataaatctataaaTTTACGTATAACAAAAagattatatttgtttttttatcagaaaaggTTATGTTTGTGTTATGAATGTTTAATAGATATTAGGTTCCTATTAAAGTCAACTATGTTTACTATGCTTGATTACACAACGTTAACGTCCATTAAACATGTGTTAGGATGAAGGTTTTGTATTTTACATGTgtagtttttatattaattcaGACAAAGTCTACGTTCTAACGGTTTTTTGTTGTGGTCATGTACCTAAACATTTAATCAATATTTCTAGATCGGAgtatttcttatatataatatattctaGGAAAAGTAAAATAATGATAGAAAAATCACCAAGTTTTGTGTACATTTGTCATTAATTGTTGGTTCCACTATATAGGGGATTTTGAATGTGATTCGATGACATAATGTGGAGTACGTGTGGTGATCCAGAAGATATTGACCatacaataataatttatcaCCGTGTAAAAGAAggtaaaatagaaagaaaagttAGAATGTTTCTATGATTCATCCCTTCTACTTCATAATTGGTGCATGCATGTACCATGGCCACATATTCATTGTTTTTTATGGAAACTCcggatttttttaatacaaaattagGACCATAAGCAAGAATAGAAGCAAAGACAAATGTAATATTCATGGATTTTTTTAACactgaaatatatattttcttagcATGTTgtcatttttaagaaaaataaagtcATGTCCTTATTATAAAGAATGAAATTctgttttattttacaaaataaggACATATTAACACACGCAGCCAGCGTGTGTGTATTACTAGAGaataacacataaaaaaaaatcctatagGACAAAAGATTAATGAAGAATAAAAGAgtacaacattttttaattcttagtaCAACTTTGAATAATTTGCCGAGAATATTCAATGAGAAAAAGTATAGTAATTTTATGGGAGAAAATGAAAGTTTTGAATTGATAAGCTCCAATTTTATGACGAAGGCTTCTTAAATACGGAATTTTAGAACAATTAGGAGGATGTAGTAGAAGATGAGTTTTTTTCCAGAATTCGTTAATCctaaaattattagttttaggaataactaatattttagttggacaaaacatttatttaagttttgtaaaaatcaaataataacatgtgttttaataacaaatttaaaataaattatttacaaaagaaTAATAAGGTATTTTTGTACGTTGATTTTCTACAGCATAATTGAAAGTCCTTTGTAATGGTTTATCTCCCAGCCACAGAATTTGAGTTCCTCCATGATCAATGCCCACTGTGTTCCTTCGAAATCAAAGTGATTTGTCATTTACatcctataaaaaaaatcattaaataaaaattaatttttagagaccaaaataattagttataaaaaataatttttagaaaccaaaataattagttgcaatagtaactaaattatatatcattttaaaaactaaaaagaaatagtttttaaattagtttatattatagttaaatagtttataaattgatatctaattagcgaTAAATGTTTTAagtaccaattatttaaattataaatttggtagcaaaaactttggttgttaattagatacaaatttagaaatcatttaactatgatagaaattaatttagaaataaaaaatttatttagtccataaaatagtctttaatttagttattataacaactaactattttttttatctaaaattagtttttatttcattattttcttgtagctGGAGtgggagaggaaaggaaataTATTTATGAAGATTTGAGAGGACgtaagtatttaattttttttctaaagatgtaaatatataaatttattattattattaaaaaatatttaaataataaattatgattttttttaattataataataaatttgggATAACATCCAAATTTCCTGTCAAAATCGTTTTTTCCCTTAATCTGTTTTTCCAAACATACTATGCCTAATTAAATGGATCAAGATATATTAACATCATACataataaaatacatatatttcacatattaataaataaatattttaattatatatattttttaatttaaaatattattatatgttttttatcaataaaaattaattgaattaaaatgaAACCTCTTTAAAGATAAACTCATATACGAATAAACttttttaacaacaagtgacTGCTACAAAGGCAATCTAAACTCTAACAACAAAAAAAGACCAACCGAAAAAAAAAGGACTCACACGTCTTTGAAAATTACAGCACTTGGCAGCCATGCGGTAGACCTgtgtattattatattataatcatTTCTCAACAGTAAAATATATACAtttcatatattaataattaatattttaattatttttaactttaaaatattattacaatgatttgttaaatatatatgttCTATTTTTGGGTGTTAAAGAAATTTTttgctaattaaattcaaagagacaaaaaaagaaaacacaacaaAAGACATTAAATACAAAACCACACTCAATCACTGAAGTCCTTTAgttcaattaattataaaagagtcaattaattataaaagaGTCAAGGCTGACATTATTATTAACATGAGTTACGAACTCCATTGAGCAAAATTTGGAATTTTAGGAACTCGGTTATCTTTAATAGTGGAGTGACAGATGTGTTTGAGGTATTCGTTTCGGTGTAAGTTAAGGTATGGTCTTGGATTCATGTAAAATCTCGTTTTTCTTATTTCCCGTATTTTAGTTGGATTTTAAATCCTTTGAATTGTATGAAGTTGATTATATAATGTTGGGTAGTGTTGGTCTGGAAGTCCATTTGACAAACTGATAGACAGACGTTCTAATAGAAGTTATTGTCAGGTATTTATGTATAAGGGCTGAAACACTCTTGAAAtgatttctatttatttatttattttattgttaataaaaaaaacaaagtattCTGCTACAATGGAAAAAAGTTAGTAGGGTCTTTTATATATGTAACGGATCTGAAAGAAGTTAGTAGGGTCTTTCGCCAAGAAAGTTGCCAGGGGGAGAATAGTTGCAGGTGATGAAGGTGCCTCCATTGTTGCATCTTACTTTGGCACACCCAAGTTGCACCGATTTTCTCCAAACAACCTGAGTGTAGTGTCCGCACTGTTGGCCGGCAGCACAAGAGTTGGAATCGTAGTCATAGTATTGTTTCTCATCCACCCACATTTTCACTGCCTCTGCGCCGCTCATCTCGCCGGTGCTCATTGCAATATTCTCCCCGTACATGCCGCCACCACCCGAATGGATCAGTTGGCAATCTGTACGCTGATTAGCATAGTCCTGTGCAAAAGCAGCAACTGTGTTATTCCAAACTATGTTTTCCACACCAACCTCTGATCGTGCATCGTTGTGTCCATACAGATAGTATGTTACTGAATCTTCAGCCTTCGCAACATCACCCACAATCGCCAACCCCAACACACTCACTACACAAATCCAAACCTTAATGCACAACCCCATTTCCAGAAACTAATACTCAAAGGGAGGTATTGATGAATAAGATTGAGGTTCTTCTCAGGTATTTATAGGACTTTAAGGCcaaaaaattgtaatattttcacaaactttaaagatgtatataatttttaatgggaaagatatatattaaaaaaaattaatgtgatcggtttagaaataaatatataataaaacgtaaatttgtaattaaatgatatataaaaatattaacataattattgaaaattataatgtaattatataaaaaaaattgaattatcatTAATAGTTTTCTGTTGAaaattagagtctttcattgtatataaatgggtgtAAACTTCAATTTTATGAGTtagttttatgagattgaattagacttaaagtatACTTCtcatattcttaaaaaaaaattacattttcttCATAACCTACAACaagaattattaaaatattattatctaaggataaataaaaaattaattaaattaaaaaatttataaaacctTTACATAgtaatgattaaaaaattgtttatatttaacaaataattaaatatccACACGTTAATGATATTTATTGCTTAAATATAATAGGACACTTCacctaattagttactattctacaaatatatcaaaaaatatttttatataatattatttattgcaattattaattataatatagtgAATGTGatctaaatttttaatatgtttatatGAAGGATACTTGAACCTATTTAACCATTAATTGAAGCCCAAACTTAACAATAGCAGTTGCATCCAATAAATTTTAATGacatttaaaaaagaattaaaaaaattatattactaaTTACTTATTCCATTCATATTAACGTACTTAATATGTTTTgatataagaattttttttatttaacattgATTGTAGTATTTCTAAAATATAGTTAATGCACTTATTGAATTAAAGTTAATGGTAAGTTACATACGCCTAAACTCGACGAAGTTGAATGTAATCAAAtttaataaacataattatattaaataaataattaaatattttatattaatgagATACTAACTATTAAATGGATATTAATACTATACCTAATGCTATTAATTTCactcttttaaatattttattgaattaattatttattgaatttactatatatatttattacatttaaaaattgcaataatatttattaaatgtatAACTTTTAATCAGAATGTCTGTGTACGTCTGTACaactttttgttaaaaaatggaTATTTACTCATTTAATAAAGCAgtaatacataaaataatttttttaaaaattatataatttaattgattttgtAATGGTTTGTGTATACTTTTCTAAACTTCTTTTATTACgatggtgtatatatatattgtatttaatcttagaattttgcattaaaataatgagaaaattagataaatatatatttcatcaaacataaaatattaattttttcctCTCCATCCACTCTAATAGGGTTAATGATCCATAATACCTTTTGTgtctaaataataaatttttttattaatcttgcataataattaatttattaagaaacTATAAACACCTTTCCTTACACGTGCACCTAAAACAAGTGGAGAAGGGCGAGGAACGAGTTACATGGGTTGTTTGTTGATGGAAGGTGGAGCGAGGATAAGGTTGAGATCAAGGACAAGGTTAAGGATTACTTTGAAGATAGGTTTGCCAGGAATGAAGCTTGTACGGTTAAATTGGACAATGTAAGGTTTAATTCTATCTCGCAAGCTGATAACGAGTTGTTGGTCGGTGACTTCTCTGAAGAAGAAATAAGGGATGCGGTTTGGAATTGTGAAAGTTCAAAGAGTCCAGGTCCTGACGGATTTAACTTTGGTTTCTTAAAGTTCTGCTGGGATATTGTAAGGTTGGATGTGGTGTCAGCTGTGAAGGATTTCGCATCTAAAAGTCATTGGCCTAGAGGTTCAAATGCTTCATTCCTCTGTCTCGTCCCGAAAGTAGAAAACCCTCAGCAACTCGGCGAGTTCAGACCTATTTCGTTAGTTGGATGCTTGTATAAAATTATCTCAAAAGTGTTGTCTCTACGCTTGAAAAAGGTAATTAGTAAAATTATTGATTTGAGACAGTCAGCTTTTCTTGAAGGTAGGGGTTTGCTGGACAGTGTGTTAGTAGCTAATGAGGTGTTGGAGGAATATAAAAGAAAGAGGAAGAGTTGTGTGTTCTTCAAAGTCGACTATGAGAAGGCGTATGACTCGGTTAGTTGGGAATTCATTTATTATATGCTTGATCGGTTGGGTTTCTGTGCTAAATGGATTCAGTGGATAAAATGTTGCTTAGAATCTGCTTCAGTTTCTGTGTTGGTGAATGGTAGTCCTACTAGGGAATTTACTCCTAGGAAGGGTCTTCGCCAAGGTGATCCACTAGCTCCGTTTCTCTTCCTTTTAGTTGCAGAAGGGTTGGCTGGAGTTTCTAGGATGGCAGAAGAGAAGAATTTGATTGATAGTTTGGAGGTTGGAAGAGCTAAAGTAAAGGTGAATATGTTGCAATATGCTGATGATACTTTATTCTTCTATGAAGCTAATACCAAAAGTATCTTCAATATTAAGGCGATTTTGCTTTGTTTTGAGCTAGCTTCTGGGCTTAAGTTGAATTTCTTAAAAAGCAAATTGGGCGGGTTGTGGTTGGATTCGAGTTCGCTTCAGCATTTTGCAGCTATTCTCAATTGTAATGTGATGGTAACTCCATTTGTTTACTTGGGGCTACCGGTAGGAGGGTGTCATAAGCGCAGTGCTTGTTGGAACGGGGTGTTAGAGAAAGTTCAGAATAAACTGTCTAGGTGGAAAGGCAGGTGCCTGTCAATGGCAGGGAGAATTTGTTTAATCAAGTCTGTTCTTTCTTCAATCCCGTTATTTTTTATGTCTTTATTTAAACTGCCTTCTGTGGTGGCAGACAAGTTAGTTCAGATCCAAAGGAATTTCCTTTAGGGGTGGGGCTCTGATGGAAGGAAGAtcgcttgggcttcttgggatAAGGTGTGTGAGCCTCGGGATTCTGGAGGTCTTGGAATCATTAATCTTAGGAAATTTAACTTGGCTTTATTAGGAAAGTGGATTTGGAGACTGGGTACGGATAAAGGAGGTTTGTGGAAATAGATTCTTGATTCTAAGTATGGTGGTTGGAGAAGTTTGAGAGAAGGCGGTAAGTCTAGTAGGGGCTCTCtctggtggaaagatttgaaggaGGTGTGGGATTCAGAGGGTTGGGGtagaagttttgaagatgggTTTAAGTGGAAAGTGGGGGATGGTAAGGAGATTTCTTTCTGGGAGGGCAGTTGGTTGAGCTGTGGTACTTTGAAGGGAGTTTTTCCGAGACTTTTCTCTCTAAGCTCGGCTAAAAACGCAAAAATGGCTGAGCTTGGGTATTGGTATAATGGTGAATGGGTGTGGAATTTGGACTGGCGTAGATCCTTTTTCGACTGGGAGAAGTCTTTGGTTGAACAGCTGTTTCAAAGTTTGCAAGAGGTGAAGTTGGTTTTTGGGGAGGCGGACAATTGGGTCTGGAAGATTGGGGAGAGTCAAACTTTCTCAGTCAACTCTGCCTATGTTCAGGTAAGGCGGGTTAGAGGAGGGGAGTATTCTCCTGTGTATAGTAAGTTGTGGAGGTGCAAAGCCTTGCCATCTGCTTTGttcactgcttggagggtgttggagaatAGGATTGCCTCTAGGGTTAACTTGGTAAGGCGCGGAGTGGCGGTAGAAAATCTCTTGTGTTGTTTGTGTGGGGAGGAGGAGGAGTCATCTTGTCACTTGTTCTTTGTTTGCAGGTTTGCTTGGCGTGTCTGGTGTCTGTGCTTTAAGTGGCTTGGTGTGTCGTATGTAATTCACAAGGATCCTAAGTCAAATTTTTCACAATTCAGGATGAGTCAGGCTTCTGTTTCGGATAACGAAGTTTGGGGTACAATTTGGGTTGGCATTGTGAGCGAAATCTGGAAACATAGGAACTCGGTCATCTTTAATAGAGGTGTGACAGATGTGTCTGAAGTGTTCGCTTCGGTGCAAGTAAAGGTATGGTCTTGGATTTATGCAAAGTCTCGTTCTGCTTATTTCCCTTATTCTAGTTGGGTTTTAAATCCTTTGGCTTGTATGAGGTTGATTCATTAACATTGGTTAGTGTTGGTATGGTTATCCCTTTGCTAATTTGACAGGCGTTCTAATAAAAGACTGATGTCAAGTatttctgtataagggttggaccacccctgaagtagtccctatttatttatttattttattgctgataaaaaaaggaCATTAATGTTACATCATggtgaaaaatatttataaacaaatttatCCAAACATCAACCAATGCATGAAGGATAGAATGTTTCATCATCATGAACTGTATTCATTTCTCTCGGAAGTGATTCATCACAGTCTTCAAATCAACGCGTGCCACGTGTTTCAGGAATAAACTAGAAAACCGCTAACAAATACATGTTCTATTTGTCTGTTTATTATTCCACCATGATCTGGATATTTTCAggtacaaatattatttttattttttaatattcacCTTATGTGTAGTTATTATCAAGATTGGATCCACGTCACtagtaatatataataaatttctgATGCTGTCAATTTATATAGTTTTGTCAAAAAGATGTTGTAATTATCATACTAGCTATCGTAACCCTCTCATCTAGAGTTTACAAGATGAATAAAAAGTAtagaagaaaattattttatttttctttgattatatttctaaaatgcaatgtttttttttatatagaaagtGTTTTTACACGGGTATGTAACAAATGGTGTATTTTTCATAtgtgtttttataatttaagattatagatacacttttttttataatgaatttaGAAACTATCATAACGTAAAAGGCTATGCATGCTCGATTAGTTGGTTTCCATAGTCATTTGAAATGCATTTTTTTAGTACGTCAATTTAGAAAGTTTAATAGTCATTTTCCGGAAACAGAGggtatgtattttttaaatattttaaaaatttgttatgTTATTTTGTTATAGATGTTGTATTAtaagtttataataattataattttattaaattaatatattatataaatttaaataaataattttttaattttgttgtatgtaatttttttattatgtaggTAGTTTTTTTACTGAGAattacttaatttaaaaaaaatatttaaagggtaaaattgtaagaaattggattttttaattttttttcaaattcaattttttaaattttttaaaattcaaattttaaataaataatttttttttataaagttttcgtgttaggcatcactgtgcaacttgacatctcagctaagctgatacctcaagtaacaacaatcatctgctatcacatgaaaaaaaaatattattaaaaaaagaaaaaagaaagaaaatacaaaaatatggggggactagaccaaaacccatatgttaacacaaacgatacatagatagattatacctattcataaagaattctaagaacagactagctgggagtctattataccaatgaaaagattctctatgaataaatcctaaattagccaacttatcagcacacgcattccctttacgaaaaatatgagttaccctaaacctgattgtcccacaaaaattaagacaagtattccatcgattctgaagcatccacggaacattagtcctagagtaaacgcagcacaaaccaaggcagaatcacattcaagccagacattagtaagtcccattttttgagcttcctccatagcatgtataactccataaaactcagcaaccaaagcagtttgaacttcaagaaatgcTGAAAAAGCActaataaattctcccatactcccacgaaaaatacctccacaagtagcaagaccaaaatacccctagcagccccatcagtattaattttgacccagcctggtgaaggaaattctcatctaataggaagaggacgaagaactttaccactacgagtcttaataccgaaaaacttaatcacgttgaagtccaacatatcattcttcattgaagttttagacgaatttcgcactagacaagttaaatctttaattatcgaaatagccttagaaaccccaatcttatcctgaaatctagcataattccttatacgccatatcatccatatagaaaaggttatcaccgcaagcttaatcaatttaaccaaaggactaccatcactcttaataaaagaaagtagatcatccttattagagaaatgagaagtaagaaaaatttgtcgtacccaactctccaaatatgcaatgcgttagaacattcaaaaaatagatgttgaatagattcatcttgcttttcacaaagcgaacacatagaacatatatgcaaacccttattctgaatatgttgatctgtaggaagttGCCCATGAAAaattttccagagtactagagtt
Proteins encoded in this region:
- the LOC137833191 gene encoding pathogenesis-related protein 1A-like — translated: MGLCIKVWICVVSVLGLAIVGDVAKAEDSVTYYLYGHNDARSEVGVENIVWNNTVAAFAQDYANQRTDCQLIHSGGGGMYGENIAMSTGEMSGAEAVKMWVDEKQYYDYDSNSCAAGQQCGHYTQVVWRKSVQLGCAKVRCNNGGTFITCNYSPPGNFLGERPY